The following proteins come from a genomic window of Fusibacter sp. A1:
- a CDS encoding valine--tRNA ligase, with amino-acid sequence MEKRYDFKSKDKKIQDLWKDANLYAYDKTSYKPVFSIDTPPPTVSGSLHIGHIFSYTQAEIIARYKRIRGYNLFYPFGFDDNGLPTERLVEREQKIRAKDLSREAFSALCLKTTEKYEAEFKSLWQSLGFSVDWSLEYQTISESTQRIAQRSLIELIEEGKAYTKESPVLWCTTCQTSIAQAEIGSDEKDTDFIQIRFDTQNDPITIATTRPEMLYGCVAIFAHPDDSRYSHLIGTMATVPIYGHEVAILADDQAEMDKGTGLVMCCTFGDVTDLTWYEKHELPYRETITADGLMSSNIPDIGGLSVKDARTAIIGRLQKNGYLLKSEQLHHSYQTHERCGSAIEILPSKQWYISLMPHKQAFLDAADQINWHPYYMKSRYIHWVENLKWDWCISRQRYFGVPFPVWYCDACGAIKLAKMDALPVNPLSTSPESACSCGHRSFSAESAVMDTWMTSSMTPMINKKWQEPDERTELKGPMSMRAQAHEIIRTWAFYSIAKSIFHTGEIPWKDIMISGFVLAKKGEKISKSKSNSTMTPEALIKDHAADAIRYWTAGNKLGTDTFFDTAELETAKRLMNKLWNASKFSLMHLRDYQRDASIELLPIDRWILERARKTTRDMADALDRYEMGTARQLIDDFFWNDYCDDYIELVKERLYQPEKHGERERKSAQRAVYETLLILLKCYGIYMPHITEEIYQSFYTSHEEKSMLHEHEWEIESSFSSSLFMFGDAVKAALSESRKYKSEHGLSMKDTMPKLTIALKPEFEDLLDSVSSDLKACTQAIEIEYLQLS; translated from the coding sequence ATGGAAAAACGTTATGATTTTAAAAGCAAAGACAAAAAAATTCAGGACCTGTGGAAGGACGCAAACCTTTACGCCTATGACAAAACTTCATATAAGCCGGTCTTCAGTATCGACACGCCACCACCCACAGTAAGCGGTTCGCTCCACATCGGCCATATCTTTTCGTATACCCAGGCCGAGATCATCGCAAGATACAAACGCATAAGGGGGTACAATCTTTTTTATCCCTTCGGTTTTGACGACAACGGCTTACCCACAGAGAGGCTTGTGGAACGTGAACAGAAGATAAGGGCCAAGGATCTGTCAAGGGAAGCCTTCAGCGCGCTCTGCCTGAAAACCACTGAAAAATACGAAGCTGAATTCAAATCACTCTGGCAGTCCCTCGGGTTTTCTGTAGATTGGTCACTTGAGTACCAGACCATAAGCGAATCCACCCAGCGGATCGCACAGCGATCCTTGATCGAACTGATCGAGGAGGGCAAGGCCTACACGAAAGAATCGCCGGTACTCTGGTGCACGACCTGCCAGACATCGATCGCCCAGGCTGAGATCGGATCGGATGAGAAGGACACGGACTTTATCCAAATTAGATTCGACACACAAAACGACCCCATAACTATCGCAACCACCAGACCTGAAATGCTCTATGGCTGTGTCGCCATTTTCGCCCACCCGGACGATTCCAGATACTCGCACTTGATCGGAACAATGGCGACGGTTCCGATCTACGGGCATGAGGTTGCGATTCTGGCGGATGACCAGGCTGAAATGGATAAGGGCACAGGGCTTGTGATGTGCTGTACATTCGGGGATGTAACGGATCTTACCTGGTATGAAAAACACGAGCTGCCCTACAGAGAAACAATCACGGCTGACGGCTTGATGAGCTCGAACATACCGGATATCGGCGGATTAAGTGTAAAGGATGCAAGAACCGCAATCATCGGTAGGCTTCAAAAAAACGGATACCTGCTTAAGAGTGAGCAACTACACCATAGTTATCAGACCCATGAGCGGTGCGGCAGTGCGATTGAAATACTGCCCTCTAAGCAGTGGTACATCTCACTGATGCCTCACAAGCAGGCATTTCTTGATGCGGCAGATCAGATCAACTGGCATCCCTACTACATGAAATCACGGTACATCCACTGGGTAGAAAACTTAAAGTGGGACTGGTGCATTTCGCGTCAGCGGTATTTCGGCGTTCCTTTTCCGGTTTGGTACTGCGACGCCTGCGGTGCGATAAAGCTTGCCAAGATGGATGCGCTGCCTGTCAATCCACTGTCGACATCACCTGAGAGCGCGTGTTCCTGCGGCCATCGCAGCTTTAGCGCCGAATCGGCCGTCATGGATACCTGGATGACCTCGTCGATGACTCCTATGATCAATAAGAAATGGCAGGAACCCGACGAGAGAACAGAACTTAAAGGACCCATGAGCATGAGGGCCCAGGCGCATGAAATCATAAGGACATGGGCGTTTTACTCCATTGCCAAGAGCATCTTCCACACAGGTGAGATTCCCTGGAAGGACATCATGATCAGCGGATTCGTACTGGCGAAAAAAGGCGAGAAGATCAGCAAATCAAAGAGCAACAGCACGATGACCCCAGAGGCCCTGATCAAGGATCATGCCGCCGATGCCATCAGGTACTGGACTGCCGGCAACAAGCTTGGCACAGACACCTTCTTTGATACGGCTGAACTTGAAACCGCCAAGCGGCTGATGAACAAACTGTGGAACGCATCTAAGTTTTCACTGATGCACTTGCGGGATTATCAAAGGGATGCCTCAATAGAGCTTCTGCCTATCGACCGCTGGATTTTAGAACGGGCGAGAAAGACAACACGTGACATGGCCGATGCGCTTGACCGTTACGAGATGGGAACAGCAAGACAGCTGATCGACGATTTTTTCTGGAACGACTACTGCGACGACTATATCGAACTGGTCAAGGAACGCCTTTATCAGCCCGAAAAACATGGTGAACGTGAAAGAAAATCGGCCCAAAGAGCGGTTTACGAGACCCTTCTCATACTACTGAAGTGCTACGGCATCTACATGCCCCATATCACTGAAGAAATCTATCAGTCCTTTTATACAAGCCATGAGGAAAAGTCCATGCTCCATGAGCATGAATGGGAGATTGAAAGCTCTTTTTCGTCTTCGCTGTTCATGTTTGGCGATGCGGTGAAGGCGGCCCTATCTGAGTCCAGAAAGTATAAGTCGGAACATGGGTTATCCATGAAGGACACGATGCCTAAGCTTACGATTGCCCTTAAACCTGAGTTTGAAGACCTGTTGGACTCGGTTTCATCCGACCTGAAAGCGTGCACACAGGCAATTGAAATCGAGTATCTGCAGCTTTCCTAA
- a CDS encoding DEAD/DEAH box helicase translates to MNTFKALGINDSLVDLLAHQGIKTPSPIQSMTIPTILDGTDVIAQAQTGTGKTLAFLLPIFQTINLDSREVQGLIVTPTRELALQITEEANKLAGDSEIGILCVYGGQDLKKQLKKLDKGIHLIIATPGRLLDHLHRETIVLDHLKALVLDEADQMLLIGFKQEVELILKRTNRNKQSMCFSATLDKHVKKLAYKFMNNPVEIQAQSENVTLDVIRQKVILATDRSKQEALIKELEATNPFLGIIFCRTKRRADKLEGDMTRLKMSVNKLHGDMSQSARQHVMKSFRDAKFQFLVTTDVAARGIDVTGITHIYNYDIPETPDSYIHRIGRTGRMGDDGAAITFISPKDKPLLVAIENAIGKKLPVTEHKSEHFDNVSDMKDKMHHVRVEKKHVPKKGHRSRR, encoded by the coding sequence ATGAATACATTTAAAGCACTCGGGATCAACGACTCGCTCGTCGATTTGTTGGCCCATCAAGGGATAAAAACACCGTCACCTATCCAATCGATGACCATACCTACCATTTTGGACGGTACCGATGTCATCGCACAGGCCCAGACAGGAACAGGAAAGACACTCGCCTTCTTGCTTCCGATCTTTCAGACGATCAATCTGGACTCAAGGGAAGTACAGGGACTCATCGTCACGCCGACAAGAGAGCTGGCGCTCCAGATTACTGAAGAAGCCAACAAGCTCGCAGGCGATTCAGAAATAGGTATCCTATGCGTCTACGGCGGACAAGACCTTAAAAAGCAGCTGAAGAAACTGGATAAGGGTATCCATCTCATCATCGCGACACCCGGCCGTCTCCTTGACCATCTGCACCGCGAGACGATTGTTCTTGACCATCTTAAGGCACTCGTGCTCGACGAGGCCGACCAGATGCTTTTGATCGGATTCAAGCAAGAGGTCGAGCTTATCCTAAAACGTACAAATAGAAATAAGCAGAGCATGTGTTTTTCAGCGACACTCGACAAACATGTGAAAAAGCTTGCCTATAAGTTTATGAACAACCCTGTCGAAATTCAGGCGCAGTCAGAAAACGTGACCCTGGATGTGATCAGGCAAAAGGTCATTCTTGCGACGGACCGTTCCAAGCAGGAGGCGCTGATCAAAGAACTTGAAGCGACCAATCCTTTTCTTGGAATCATCTTTTGTAGGACCAAAAGAAGAGCCGATAAGCTAGAGGGCGACATGACTAGGCTAAAGATGTCTGTCAACAAGCTTCACGGCGACATGTCGCAGTCAGCGAGACAGCATGTCATGAAGAGCTTCAGAGATGCAAAGTTTCAGTTCCTGGTCACCACGGATGTCGCTGCAAGGGGTATCGATGTGACCGGCATCACACATATCTACAACTATGACATTCCAGAAACACCGGACAGCTACATCCACCGAATCGGAAGAACCGGTAGAATGGGAGACGATGGAGCGGCAATCACGTTCATCTCACCAAAGGACAAACCGCTTTTAGTTGCCATCGAAAACGCCATCGGTAAAAAGTTACCAGTCACAGAGCATAAGTCCGAGCATTTTGATAATGTCAGCGACATGAAGGATAAGATGCACCATGTGCGTGTCGAAAAGAAACACGTCCCTAAAAAAGGCCACAGGTCACGTCGCTAG
- a CDS encoding MFS transporter, which translates to MSTSSSLNRTEKRNTFLLIAGLGVSRIGTLAFSFAIGLYILNRTGSGMSFAISMILSALPRIILSPLAGIWADKFDKKKIAVIGDLLSGIVVLFLLLQPSISIISLFIVTALLSSINTFFDLALSAAIPNMVREENLMKLNGSKEAFMAIASIMGPVAGGIMYGFGSIEFIILINGVSFILSGISEMFIDFKVNSTMEQPDQNTKLKESFVVVRSFIKKNPVFSYMLILSLGYNFALTFGINVPLTYLMNTILKIDPKFIGVIEAGFPIGALLGAIYISRGAIENAYRKMFISSTLLGLGIVCAALPFVFKIDFSQVFNVIYLGGFFVIAGFTLSVINVPVGTRMQQLIPEEIRGRVFSLFGVIGGLLVPFALLLSGSLIEILSAQPLIIAAGILVVVLTFLFMTKPELKVLFVDSKDSEQHIKQAV; encoded by the coding sequence ATGTCAACTTCATCATCCCTCAATCGGACTGAAAAAAGAAACACCTTTTTGCTTATAGCAGGACTCGGGGTTTCAAGAATCGGCACACTCGCATTTAGTTTTGCAATTGGCTTATACATACTCAATCGTACCGGTTCCGGCATGTCATTTGCGATTTCGATGATTCTAAGTGCGCTTCCTCGTATTATTTTATCACCTTTGGCCGGAATCTGGGCAGATAAGTTCGACAAGAAAAAAATCGCAGTCATTGGAGATCTGCTAAGTGGTATAGTTGTTCTGTTCTTGCTATTACAGCCGTCAATATCCATTATTTCATTGTTTATCGTGACGGCATTGCTTTCTTCAATCAACACCTTCTTTGATCTCGCGCTTTCAGCAGCCATTCCCAATATGGTACGCGAAGAGAACTTAATGAAGCTGAACGGTTCAAAAGAAGCTTTCATGGCCATCGCCTCTATCATGGGACCGGTAGCCGGTGGCATCATGTATGGATTCGGTTCAATTGAATTTATCATCTTGATCAATGGTGTATCCTTCATATTATCCGGTATTTCAGAGATGTTCATCGACTTCAAGGTCAACTCGACCATGGAGCAACCAGATCAAAACACCAAGCTTAAGGAATCTTTTGTCGTCGTCAGATCCTTCATCAAGAAAAACCCGGTATTTTCCTATATGCTCATCTTGTCCTTAGGATATAATTTCGCCCTAACCTTTGGAATCAACGTACCGCTGACTTATCTGATGAACACGATCTTAAAGATTGATCCAAAGTTCATCGGTGTGATTGAAGCCGGTTTTCCAATCGGGGCACTTCTTGGTGCGATCTACATCTCGCGCGGTGCTATCGAAAACGCCTATAGGAAGATGTTTATCAGTTCCACTCTTCTAGGCCTTGGAATCGTCTGTGCGGCACTGCCTTTTGTCTTTAAAATCGACTTTTCCCAAGTATTCAACGTCATTTACCTTGGAGGCTTTTTCGTAATTGCCGGATTCACCCTATCCGTGATCAACGTACCTGTCGGTACGAGAATGCAGCAACTGATTCCAGAAGAAATCAGAGGTCGGGTCTTCAGCCTATTCGGTGTGATCGGCGGACTTTTAGTTCCTTTCGCGCTGCTTTTAAGCGGGTCCCTTATCGAGATACTCTCAGCGCAACCGCTCATTATCGCAGCTGGTATCCTGGTAGTCGTGCTTACTTTCCTCTTTATGACCAAACCGGAACTCAAGGTCCTGTTTGTCGATTCTAAGGACAGCGAGCAGCATATAAAACAGGCAGTCTGA
- a CDS encoding class I SAM-dependent methyltransferase: protein MVKCKICGSDTKTIYDGQFDIAYYNCVNCEFIQMDDSKTVDFKREREVYDLHNNTIEDEGYVNMFKDFVDKAVLPFSSSGELLDFGSGPEPVLSQVIKRDTDFNVDHYDLHFQPVKVYEEKTYDVIVSTEVIEHLSDPLSYFKLFKKHLKPGGILAVMTLFHYNDEEAFKKWWYRRDETHISFFNKTTLSEIAVQLDLSILYCDEKRICTFRRN from the coding sequence ATGGTTAAATGTAAAATATGCGGGTCGGATACGAAAACAATCTATGACGGCCAATTTGATATAGCTTATTACAACTGCGTGAACTGCGAGTTCATTCAGATGGACGACAGTAAGACCGTCGATTTCAAAAGGGAGCGTGAGGTCTATGACCTGCACAACAACACCATTGAGGACGAGGGCTATGTGAACATGTTCAAAGACTTTGTCGACAAGGCGGTGCTGCCATTTTCCTCAAGCGGTGAACTGCTTGATTTTGGAAGCGGACCGGAACCGGTATTGTCACAAGTGATCAAAAGGGACACAGACTTCAATGTCGACCATTACGATCTTCATTTTCAACCGGTAAAAGTCTATGAGGAAAAGACATACGATGTGATTGTCTCGACAGAGGTGATCGAACATCTTTCTGACCCACTTAGCTATTTCAAACTGTTTAAGAAGCATTTGAAGCCAGGAGGAATACTGGCTGTCATGACGCTCTTCCACTATAACGACGAGGAAGCCTTTAAAAAATGGTGGTATAGAAGGGATGAGACACATATCTCGTTTTTCAATAAGACGACGCTCTCAGAAATCGCAGTCCAACTGGACTTAAGCATCCTCTACTGCGATGAAAAAAGAATTTGCACTTTCAGAAGAAATTAA
- a CDS encoding NADH:flavin oxidoreductase, which produces MSSLDQSIRVNKIEVKNRILMPPLVCFNWADDKGFETHDRASHYGLRAKGGAGVIVIEATAILKSGRLCDTELGLWDDAHIPQFIKMADACRENKSLSLVQLVHAGDKSVGPMVYGASPLKTDAKECLEMTLEQINEVKEAFVKAAVRAKTAGLDGVEIHGAHGYLLSQFASSKSNKRTDGYGGTLENRMRLGIEIVKAVREATGPDFVVGYRYGVNDPSFEEDIIFVKELERAGVDLLNVSSGIVYGDVEVPADFEFSQITYMGSVIKRHTDIPVACVFGIRYPEQAEKLVKEGHCDFVALGRAILADPNWGIKAIAGESVNVCYHCKPRCKYGTNGNECPWRLKELKR; this is translated from the coding sequence ATGTCAAGTTTAGACCAAAGCATAAGAGTCAATAAGATAGAAGTGAAGAACAGGATTTTGATGCCGCCTTTGGTATGTTTCAACTGGGCGGACGATAAGGGATTTGAAACGCATGATAGGGCATCGCACTACGGACTAAGGGCCAAGGGCGGCGCAGGTGTGATCGTGATAGAGGCGACTGCCATTTTAAAGTCGGGGCGTCTTTGCGACACCGAACTTGGGCTGTGGGACGATGCGCATATCCCGCAGTTTATCAAGATGGCTGATGCATGCCGTGAAAATAAATCGCTAAGCCTTGTACAGCTGGTCCATGCAGGCGATAAATCGGTAGGACCTATGGTTTATGGAGCATCACCCCTGAAAACAGATGCCAAAGAGTGTCTTGAGATGACACTTGAGCAGATCAATGAAGTGAAAGAAGCCTTTGTAAAGGCTGCCGTAAGGGCTAAAACCGCAGGACTTGACGGCGTGGAGATCCATGGAGCGCACGGATACCTGCTTAGCCAGTTCGCATCGAGCAAATCAAATAAAAGAACAGATGGCTACGGGGGCACACTCGAGAACAGGATGCGCCTTGGCATTGAAATCGTAAAGGCGGTAAGGGAAGCGACCGGTCCTGATTTTGTGGTAGGTTACAGATACGGAGTGAACGATCCTTCCTTCGAAGAGGACATTATCTTTGTGAAGGAGCTCGAAAGGGCAGGCGTTGATCTTTTGAATGTCTCGTCTGGGATAGTCTATGGCGATGTCGAAGTTCCAGCGGATTTCGAATTTTCACAGATCACCTATATGGGTTCAGTCATTAAAAGGCACACGGATATACCGGTAGCATGTGTGTTCGGCATCAGGTACCCTGAACAAGCGGAAAAGCTGGTCAAAGAGGGTCACTGCGATTTTGTCGCCCTAGGAAGAGCGATACTGGCAGATCCCAACTGGGGAATCAAAGCCATAGCGGGCGAGAGTGTGAATGTCTGCTACCACTGCAAGCCAAGATGTAAATATGGAACGAACGGAAACGAATGTCCATGGAGATTGAAAGAGTTAAAAAGGTAG
- a CDS encoding AAA family ATPase, with the protein MKFVLITGPQAVGKMTVGMSLAEKTGLKLFHNHMTIELALQFFDYATKEAQHIIHTFRKELFKTMAESDGAGMIFTYVWAFNLESEYEYVKELLSLFEKNGAQTYIVELEADLETRIDRNMTPLRLQEKASKRDTQRSHNELVKSLEKYRLNSEPGEVDHNNYLRINNSKMTPEAVADKIIEFFEF; encoded by the coding sequence ATGAAATTTGTACTGATTACCGGACCACAGGCTGTAGGAAAGATGACTGTAGGGATGTCACTCGCTGAAAAAACGGGGCTTAAACTGTTTCACAACCACATGACCATCGAGCTTGCACTTCAGTTTTTCGACTACGCTACAAAAGAAGCGCAGCATATCATCCATACCTTTAGAAAAGAGCTTTTCAAAACCATGGCTGAATCGGATGGTGCGGGGATGATTTTCACCTATGTATGGGCCTTTAACCTGGAAAGCGAGTATGAATATGTGAAGGAGCTACTTAGCTTATTTGAAAAAAACGGCGCTCAAACCTATATCGTAGAACTGGAGGCGGATCTTGAAACCAGAATTGATCGGAATATGACTCCGCTAAGGCTACAGGAAAAGGCTTCTAAGCGGGATACACAGCGGTCACACAATGAGTTGGTAAAGAGCCTTGAAAAATACAGACTTAACTCAGAACCAGGTGAAGTCGATCATAACAATTACCTAAGAATCAACAATTCCAAGATGACACCTGAAGCTGTCGCCGATAAGATTATTGAGTTTTTTGAGTTTTAA
- a CDS encoding HD domain-containing protein: MKAIIRKVIDFAKNGLNGDTSGHDWYHTKRVYSAALLIAQGEGAVDTDVIEIAALLHDVMDHKLGYGDEDRARMVKDCLWGSEISDEQIDHVIYIINNISFKGGKNKHVLTTIEGKIVQDADRLDALGAIGIARTFAFGGHAGRAIYSPEHTPDAPGEDSISHFHEKLLKLKALMHTETGTRLAEKRHLFMLEFLEEFYSEWGERV; the protein is encoded by the coding sequence TTGAAAGCTATAATAAGAAAAGTAATAGATTTCGCAAAAAACGGTCTGAACGGGGATACTTCGGGACATGATTGGTATCACACTAAACGGGTTTACTCAGCAGCTCTTCTTATCGCTCAAGGGGAGGGGGCTGTTGATACCGATGTGATTGAAATCGCAGCGCTACTTCATGATGTGATGGATCACAAGTTGGGATATGGTGACGAGGACCGGGCGAGGATGGTAAAGGACTGCCTATGGGGTTCTGAAATAAGTGACGAGCAGATCGACCATGTTATTTACATCATCAACAACATCTCCTTTAAAGGCGGAAAAAACAAACATGTGCTTACAACCATAGAAGGGAAGATCGTGCAAGATGCGGATCGTCTAGATGCTTTAGGAGCCATCGGAATCGCTAGAACTTTCGCTTTTGGCGGACATGCAGGTAGGGCGATTTACTCGCCTGAGCATACACCCGATGCGCCGGGAGAAGATAGCATATCCCATTTTCATGAAAAACTCCTGAAACTGAAAGCCTTGATGCATACTGAAACAGGAACGAGACTCGCCGAGAAGAGACATCTGTTTATGCTTGAGTTCTTAGAGGAATTCTATAGCGAATGGGGAGAGAGAGTCTGA
- a CDS encoding metallophosphoesterase family protein yields MGYISKLENLKSDVAKRNPELTERKLLEMADWIDHRWSVIGDVFQDDLSSIIHDQQDLMAFVMKIHRNEQSLSLSKLLKQHNQFPPVLKLQTHVARAHRIYIMPDVEDTIETVMIGDIHSDPISCKAILKACDFFKKVADRTPIRLIFMGDYVDRGKAHLEMMDWIFALKYVFPEHVYLLRGNHDGGYIENNGTVKTPYRIPDHENPNDYFPPFIRSLEKENPSILSPILSDYLAFFESLATIAVFKKNEKVYMACHAGIARPLLEKEHWFDYIDSLSKLTDVSILDHVDRSIVQNIYWSDPREGDIELNWDSGRFKYNREHFEAYSAYLGIDVLFRGHEAEKEGVKEFFGGRVITVFSSGDSMNYGKNVTTAYLGITPKIALVTHQGVTYKQL; encoded by the coding sequence ATGGGATATATTTCAAAACTAGAAAATTTAAAATCTGATGTTGCAAAAAGGAATCCTGAATTGACAGAGCGAAAGCTTCTTGAAATGGCGGACTGGATTGACCACCGTTGGTCGGTTATCGGGGATGTCTTTCAGGATGATTTGAGCAGTATCATACATGATCAGCAGGACCTGATGGCTTTTGTGATGAAGATTCATAGAAATGAACAGTCACTGAGTCTATCTAAGTTGCTGAAGCAGCATAATCAGTTTCCACCGGTACTAAAACTGCAAACTCATGTCGCCAGAGCCCACCGCATCTATATCATGCCGGATGTGGAGGATACGATCGAAACGGTAATGATCGGTGATATCCATTCCGATCCGATCAGCTGCAAAGCGATATTGAAAGCATGCGACTTTTTCAAGAAAGTCGCCGACAGGACTCCGATCCGATTGATTTTTATGGGGGATTACGTCGACCGTGGAAAGGCGCATCTTGAGATGATGGACTGGATTTTCGCGCTTAAATATGTGTTTCCTGAGCATGTCTACCTCTTAAGAGGGAATCATGATGGCGGATACATCGAGAATAACGGGACGGTGAAGACACCTTATCGAATTCCAGACCATGAGAATCCGAACGATTATTTTCCTCCCTTTATCAGGTCGCTTGAAAAAGAGAATCCAAGTATCCTGTCTCCGATACTTTCTGACTATCTTGCATTCTTTGAAAGTCTGGCGACCATTGCGGTTTTCAAGAAAAATGAGAAGGTTTATATGGCTTGCCATGCGGGTATTGCAAGGCCTCTGCTTGAAAAGGAACATTGGTTCGATTATATCGATTCACTCTCAAAACTGACTGATGTGTCAATTCTTGATCATGTCGACAGATCGATCGTACAGAACATCTACTGGAGCGACCCTAGAGAAGGTGATATCGAACTAAACTGGGACTCAGGACGCTTCAAGTACAATAGGGAACACTTTGAAGCCTATAGCGCTTATTTGGGGATCGATGTCTTGTTTAGAGGACATGAGGCGGAAAAGGAAGGCGTTAAGGAATTTTTTGGCGGTCGCGTGATCACTGTTTTTTCTAGCGGTGATTCAATGAACTATGGTAAGAACGTCACAACCGCCTATTTGGGAATCACACCGAAAATAGCGCTTGTCACCCATCAAGGTGTTACTTATAAGCAGCTATGA
- a CDS encoding DNA glycosylase AlkZ-like family protein: protein MKTDYSFTKTQARRFILLHQQLLGESNQNTPPKEAIMNYLNKVRSIQYDPLDVVGRNTDLVLQSRVHGYRRHYLTELLYKEKLLLDGWDKMMSIVLSEDWSYLEPIRKAMTHSVKATLRNRKSIEALELVDAIHEHIKKSGPTRTKDLDMGKTERGVWGHGKLSSAALDYMFHEGSLCVENKEHAIRCFDLSSRIVPAEHYHKKVDFSSDEAFFKWYLLRRLSSTGLLWAKSGGGWLGHGISKATIRKPLLHELHREGLVKTVAIEGFKEPFYMLTSLTDLISQLNDPPQPIFKFIAPLDNLMWDRDLIEDLFNFKYRWEVYTPVIKREFGYYVLPVLMGDTFVARFEPEHYRQGDLLVIKHWWWEPGIKVTKNLLNHRKNALRRFSTYLGAKDFVIEKEH from the coding sequence ATGAAAACTGATTATAGCTTTACCAAAACTCAAGCAAGAAGATTTATCCTACTTCATCAGCAGCTTTTGGGCGAGTCAAATCAAAACACACCGCCAAAAGAAGCCATCATGAACTATCTCAATAAGGTAAGGTCCATACAGTATGATCCCCTCGATGTGGTCGGACGCAATACTGACCTTGTTCTTCAATCAAGGGTGCACGGCTACAGACGACACTATCTGACAGAGCTGCTTTATAAAGAAAAGCTCTTGCTTGACGGGTGGGATAAGATGATGTCCATCGTCTTATCAGAGGATTGGTCCTACCTAGAACCCATAAGAAAAGCAATGACACACAGCGTTAAGGCTACTCTGAGAAACAGAAAGTCAATCGAAGCCCTTGAACTTGTCGATGCCATCCATGAACATATCAAGAAAAGCGGTCCTACACGAACCAAGGACCTTGACATGGGAAAAACAGAACGGGGCGTATGGGGCCATGGCAAGCTCTCGAGCGCCGCCCTGGACTACATGTTTCACGAAGGCAGCTTATGCGTCGAAAACAAAGAACATGCGATCAGGTGCTTTGATTTATCCTCCAGAATCGTCCCGGCAGAACACTACCATAAAAAGGTTGATTTCAGTTCAGACGAAGCGTTCTTTAAATGGTATTTGCTAAGAAGGTTATCAAGCACCGGTCTATTATGGGCCAAAAGTGGTGGCGGTTGGTTGGGTCATGGCATATCAAAGGCCACGATCAGAAAACCGCTGCTTCATGAATTACACCGTGAAGGACTTGTAAAGACCGTAGCCATCGAAGGATTTAAAGAGCCCTTCTATATGCTGACTTCTTTGACCGATTTGATCTCACAGCTTAACGATCCACCTCAACCCATCTTCAAGTTTATCGCACCACTTGACAACTTGATGTGGGACAGGGACCTCATCGAGGATCTTTTCAATTTTAAATACCGGTGGGAAGTGTATACCCCTGTCATCAAAAGAGAGTTCGGCTACTATGTTCTTCCAGTGCTAATGGGCGATACCTTTGTCGCAAGATTCGAACCCGAGCACTACAGGCAGGGCGACTTGTTGGTGATCAAACACTGGTGGTGGGAACCTGGCATAAAAGTTACCAAGAATTTGCTCAACCATAGAAAAAATGCTTTAAGACGGTTTTCGACTTATCTGGGTGCAAAGGATTTTGTCATCGAAAAAGAGCATTAA